The Chlamydiales bacterium STE3 genomic interval GGGGCCCAAATTTTGTAATTACAGATAAGGAGGTAATGTGGGCAAGCGGGCGCGTTGTTTATCAAACTCCTTATGGAGAATTTCCACGGACAGTGTTGGCGCAAATGACCCTCCGGAATCTTTCTCCCTCACTGATTTTACAGAGTGGAGGAGACTGCAGCTATCCAGGAATGGTTTGCCAAGACCACATTCTTTGGTTAAGCTATTATTCAAGCCATGAAGGGATTGCTGCCATCTATTTAGCGAAAATTGACCTTGGGTAAACTTTTGTTAGCGATGGCGCACTTCAACGACACATTTCTTTTCAGAAATTTCATCTAGTAAAGAAGAAAGGATTTCACGATTTTCTTGATCTAAATTAGCATCCCATTCATCTAAAAGGAGGACATCAACATCAACTTTTGATAAGATTTCCACTAATCGATTCTTCAAAGATTCTCCAGTAGAATACTTATTAGTTTCAGAAGTAAAACTTAATTGGTTGTGGGTTGGCAGAAAAAAAGCTTTGTTTTTTAAATGCTCCTTCAAAATCATTAACAAGGTGGATTTTCCTGAGCCATTCTCTCCTCTTATTGTAAGTCTGCCCGCAGAAGAAGTACGTTCTAATAATTCTTTTTGAAAGCATAATTCTTTTGGGCCCATGAGAGAAATTTGGCTATCTACAGTAGAGTTGCCTAATTTGATTTTACCCCACTTGACTTTTTTCTCCAGGTGGGTAGCAGTCTCTCTTGATGCCTGAATTGCTTTAAAAAGTGCTACAAACTTAGATTTATGCATTCCCCAGCGAAAAGCCAAAGAAAGTGTTTGATAGGTATAGGACAATATTAGAAACAGAACGGGGAGGGTAACAATAAATGCTGAAAGAGTGACAGGATCTTGTTGATGTTTAAGAACGAAATAAATCACAACAAAAATAGAGGGAATTGAGGTCATTAAAGATACGAAAATGGCCATAATTTGGTCAAATCTTTCTAAATCCACATTTTTTTGCAGACAGCGATTTAATCTCTGGGTTGTGCGTTCCTGCCAGAGATTAAAGTTGTAATTGTTGCCAAGTAAAACGTTATCCCAAGCGGCCAGGAGAGAATGGGTAAGATCAATCCTTGCTGTCAGTGCTTTTTTCGTCAGCTGTCGCTGGGCTCTCTTTTTTAGATTCATGATCAAAACAACGACAGTAATACTAATAGTGTAGGCAATAGCAAACAGTGGTTCAACCACAATGGAGAGGGCGATAATATTAAAAACCACACTTAGTCCGTAGGAAAAAAGATCGAAAACATAGTCGATTAGAGCATTGATGGCTTGAGGTCCCTCTGAGGTAAGAATAGAGAGTTTTTCCTCTTTCAAAGCTTTGTTATTCCACTCACCAATATTATTGCGGTTTGAGCTAACAAAAGCGTTGATAAAGGAACGCTGCGCTTCTTGTTTCCAAGAAGCTCGCAGTACGAATGCAATACACCAGGGGATATAAGGAAGTGCTAAGGCTCCAAGATAAAAGAGAAGAAAATGGAAAAAAGGATTTCCGGCAGTAATTGCCTTAACAAGCAGTACTAACCATAGAGTAGAAGATGCTTCGGTTAATTGTTGAAAGATTAGGATTAAACAACATCCCAAGGCCCAACGATTGGTCAAAAGCCCAAAAAACTGTTTACGTACTTTGGGAGAATTAGTTTCAAACATTAAATGGAAACCCCTCAAAATTTCTTTCTTTTACTAAGCAAAAAGAAAAGTTTGATATTATCAATAAAAAATTAAACCCCGCAATAAATATCTAAACATCAACATTTTTATATAACTACTCTTTGTCTTTAAATAAATAATAGGCCATCCATTTCTCATTTTTTCTTACAAAGAAAAAATCATCTTAGCAAATTGTGGATGTAGTTATGTCAAAAATTCCCTAGCCAATTCTAATCTAAAATGACGCCTCAGCTAAAAGCACGGCATTTTTTTTCTGCAGTAAGATACCAGTGATCTGATTCAACATGCAAGTCATTCCATACTACTTTTATTTCTTTTTAAAAAATAAGGCCTCTTTCTTTAAAATTTTTGTCAAACAGTAACAAAAAAATAAGTGATGGCATAAGAGTTATAAATTATACCTATCCAAAAGGAGTTAATGAAAGAATAGGAAGATGAAAAAAACAAGAGTTCTTCATAAATAAAAATGCATGCAACAATCCTAGCAATCCATTATCCTAGATGTGAAAAATTAAAAAAAAAACAAAAGTCTAGGCAAATGGAAAAAATGGATTATGATGTCATTGTGATTGGTGGGGGTGCCGCGGGCTTTTTTAGTGCCATAAATTGCTCTGAAGCTAATCCTCATTTGCGTATTGCTATTTTAGAAAAAACCAATCAGGTTTTAACTAAAGTAAAAATTTCTGGGGGAGGGCGTTGCAATGTCACACACGCCTGTTTTGATGAAAGAGAATTGATTAAAAATTATCCGAGAGGTAATAAAGAGCTACTTGGCCCTTTTACAAGGTTTAAAACCTCAAATACTATCGAATGGTTTAGAGAACGAGGGGTAAAACTAAAAATCGAAGAAGATGGCCGCATGTTTCCAACAACAGATAGCTCTTCAACAATTATTGATTGTTTTTTAAAGGAGATAGAGAGATTAAACGTTCGATTATTTCTTAACGCAAATGTAAAAAAAATTAAAAGAAAACAGGACAGTTGCCTTGTTGAAGTAGGAGAGAAAGTCATTGAAACGCGTAATGTTCTTCTATCGACTGGAAGTAACGCAAAAGGGCTTGAACTTGCGGCAGGCTTAGGGCATAAAGTTGTAGACCCTGTCCCTTCACTTTTTACATTTAACGTCCCGGATTCTCCATTTCTTGACTTAGCAGGGATTTCGATTAATCCAGTAGAAGTTTCTATTTCTGAGACGAGGCTTAAGGAAAGGGGGCCGGTTCTTCTAACTCATTGGGGATTTAGCGGGCCTGCTATTTTGAAGCTGTCTGCATGGGGGGCAAGAATTTTAAATGATCGAAAGTACGAAACTCAATTTTCTATTGATTGGGTTCCGGATATTACTTCAGAAAATTTGAAAGAGACCATTTTGCTATTGAAGAGTAAAAAGCCAAATGCAAGGTGCTCACTAGAAGAGGTCACCTTCTTGCCTAAAAATTTAGCCAAGCGTTTTCTTGAGCTCTTAGACTTAGAGGAAATCCGCTATGCGTCCTTATCCAAAAAGCAGATTGAAGCGCTTGTGACATCCATCAAATGTTCTCATTTCTCTCTTAAAGGAAAGACCACCTACAAACAAGAATTTGTGACATCTGGAGGAATAGATCTTAAAGAGGTTAATTTTAAAACGTTAGAGAGCTTACTCATCCCAGGCCTTTTCTTTGCTGGTGAAATTTTAAATATCGATGGAATTACCGGGGGCTTCAATTTTCAAAACGCGTGGACAACCTCATGGATTGCTGCTCAAGCTATCAAAGAAAAGGGCCAGAAATAGTCCAGAGTCTTTAGATGACTGCCTCGTATTTGTTGTTCGAGACGGTGCTAAAATCAAGGTTAACACAAAATTCCGATAGACTTAAGCATATAGTTAGCTGCAGATTTTTTTATTTGATAGTTTTCATCGTAAAAATGCTTTGCTACATAAGCTTCGGAGTGATTGGAAATTTTGTTCCTTTTCACAGAATCAAGCAAGAAATCATGGTAGGATGGATCATAGGGTTTGAAAGTATTGCTACTACTAAAGGCGTAGAGGTCTTGCTCTGCGCTATTTAAGCCTAATTCTTCTCATAGGGGATTTCTGACAAAATTGAGCCTATGCCAATGCCTGCCCAATTTATTTTGGCAAAAAGTGAGGGTAAGCTCTTCTTTGTATTTCTGCACAAATTGTAATAAATTATCTTTAACAATGTTTCTGCCTTCCAACTCTGAGTAAATTTTTGTTGCTGTTTCAAGCCAAGTAGGATGACAAACTTCAAAAGCTTCAGCCAAATTGATTCGAAATATCTCACTTCTGATTAATATCTAGCTGTTCATCGCGCAATTTTTGCAAAATTCCTTTAAGTAAAGCGGAAAGTTGGGTTGCAAATTCCAACGCCATCTGTGGGTTTGAAATATATAGTGAAAGATCTTTCCCTGTAAGCCTATTACAGATATTAGCAAATGTATTTTGGCTTGAACTCGAACCCGCACCAAATTTTTTATATAAGTTAGACAATCCTTTCAAATCTAAAGAGGGATCTAGATCCTTTTCTAAGTGAATTAAAATAGGAGCCGGTTTCAAATCTAGA includes:
- a CDS encoding hypothetical protein (Product derived from UniProtKB/Trembl:Q6MCS9) produces the protein MFETNSPKVRKQFFGLLTNRWALGCCLILIFQQLTEASSTLWLVLLVKAITAGNPFFHFLLFYLGALALPYIPWCIAFVLRASWKQEAQRSFINAFVSSNRNNIGEWNNKALKEEKLSILTSEGPQAINALIDYVFDLFSYGLSVVFNIIALSIVVEPLFAIAYTISITVVVLIMNLKKRAQRQLTKKALTARIDLTHSLLAAWDNVLLGNNYNFNLWQERTTQRLNRCLQKNVDLERFDQIMAIFVSLMTSIPSIFVVIYFVLKHQQDPVTLSAFIVTLPVLFLILSYTYQTLSLAFRWGMHKSKFVALFKAIQASRETATHLEKKVKWGKIKLGNSTVDSQISLMGPKELCFQKELLERTSSAGRLTIRGENGSGKSTLLMILKEHLKNKAFFLPTHNQLSFTSETNKYSTGESLKNRLVEILSKVDVDVLLLDEWDANLDQENREILSSLLDEISEKKCVVEVRHR
- a CDS encoding putative protein YtfP (Product derived from UniProtKB/Swiss-Prot:Q795R8;Gene name derived from UniProtKB/Swiss-Prot:Q795R8; Uncharacterized protein YtfP), encoding MHATILAIHYPRCEKLKKKQKSRQMEKMDYDVIVIGGGAAGFFSAINCSEANPHLRIAILEKTNQVLTKVKISGGGRCNVTHACFDERELIKNYPRGNKELLGPFTRFKTSNTIEWFRERGVKLKIEEDGRMFPTTDSSSTIIDCFLKEIERLNVRLFLNANVKKIKRKQDSCLVEVGEKVIETRNVLLSTGSNAKGLELAAGLGHKVVDPVPSLFTFNVPDSPFLDLAGISINPVEVSISETRLKERGPVLLTHWGFSGPAILKLSAWGARILNDRKYETQFSIDWVPDITSENLKETILLLKSKKPNARCSLEEVTFLPKNLAKRFLELLDLEEIRYASLSKKQIEALVTSIKCSHFSLKGKTTYKQEFVTSGGIDLKEVNFKTLESLLIPGLFFAGEILNIDGITGGFNFQNAWTTSWIAAQAIKEKGQK